Proteins from a genomic interval of Paenibacillus sp. FSL H8-0048:
- the gpmA gene encoding 2,3-diphosphoglycerate-dependent phosphoglycerate mutase: MYEIVLIRHGESEYNRQNLFTGWSDPDLTEKGVEEAKKAGRLLKENGYTFDLAFASVLKRSIKTLNYVLDEMDLLWIPVQKSWKLNERHYGALQGLSKSETALKYGEEQLHIWRRSLSVRPPQLESDDPRYARHDVRYKEVRPGDIPHGESLEDTVHRVGDFWTNRIVPLIRKKERVLISAHGNTLRALIKYMEDIDETALLDLNIPTGVPLVYKLDDDVKPISRFYLGEPEEVQQKARDVANQSKVTE; this comes from the coding sequence ATGTACGAAATCGTTCTGATACGGCATGGTGAGAGTGAATACAACCGGCAGAATCTGTTTACGGGCTGGAGTGATCCCGATCTGACGGAGAAGGGCGTGGAGGAGGCCAAGAAAGCGGGCCGGCTGCTGAAGGAGAACGGATACACCTTCGATCTTGCATTCGCTTCGGTGCTGAAGCGTTCGATCAAGACGCTGAACTATGTGCTGGATGAGATGGACCTGCTGTGGATTCCGGTGCAGAAGTCGTGGAAGCTGAATGAGCGCCATTACGGTGCGCTGCAGGGCCTCAGCAAGAGCGAGACCGCGCTGAAATACGGCGAGGAGCAGCTCCACATCTGGCGGCGCAGCCTCTCGGTCCGGCCTCCGCAGCTGGAGTCGGATGATCCGCGTTATGCCAGACATGATGTCCGTTATAAGGAAGTGCGGCCAGGCGACATTCCGCACGGCGAGAGTCTGGAGGATACCGTGCACCGGGTTGGAGATTTTTGGACCAACCGGATTGTGCCGCTCATCCGCAAGAAGGAGCGGGTCCTGATCTCGGCGCACGGCAACACGCTGCGGGCCCTGATCAAGTATATGGAGGATATCGACGAGACCGCACTGCTGGATCTAAATATCCCGACCGGCGTTCCGCTGGTCTACAAGCTCGACGACGATGTGAAGCCGATCAGCCGCTTCTACCTCGGCGAACCGGAAGAGGTGCAGCAGAAAGCCCGCGACGTTGCGAACCAGAGTAAGGTTACGGAGTAA
- a CDS encoding DUF1569 domain-containing protein yields the protein MSTLQLASLDEVKKELLQLEGNEDIPTSQWPLYEILAHCAQTIEYSMTGYPQLKPKLVRNTIGRVVIRKFLKQGFMKHNLTAHVPGGAKLKTSGTAKEGMELLRQAIDTFQAYQGPLAPHLIFGELSKDEYDRYFAMHIADHFSEVQH from the coding sequence ATGAGTACCTTACAATTAGCATCACTGGATGAGGTGAAGAAAGAGCTGCTACAGCTGGAGGGTAATGAGGATATTCCGACCAGCCAGTGGCCTCTCTACGAGATTCTGGCGCACTGCGCCCAGACTATTGAGTATTCTATGACGGGCTATCCTCAACTGAAGCCCAAGCTGGTGAGAAACACGATCGGGCGGGTAGTTATCCGAAAATTTCTGAAGCAGGGCTTCATGAAGCACAACCTGACTGCCCATGTGCCGGGTGGGGCAAAGCTCAAGACTTCAGGAACGGCCAAGGAAGGAATGGAGCTGCTGCGGCAGGCCATTGACACCTTCCAGGCTTACCAGGGTCCGCTCGCCCCCCATCTGATCTTCGGTGAGCTGAGCAAGGATGAATATGACCGGTATTTCGCCATGCACATTGCCGATCATTTCTCGGAAGTTCAGCATTAA
- a CDS encoding aldehyde dehydrogenase, with product MKQWKQEEVTELLQEHRKKFRSGYTLSAKFRQEQLQKLSDAIRRYEPDLLSALYQDLHKSEFEAYSTEIGFTLDSIRNTKKQLNRWMTPKKVKTPYFHGLSKSHIHKEPYGTVLIIGPFNYPFQLLIEPLIGAISAGNTAVLKPSENTPAVAAVIKKLIEETFDKDYISVVEGEKETTSLLIHAPFDYIFFTGSVPVGKIVMEAAARNLVPLTLELGGKSPAIVDRTANLEVAAKRILWGKMMNAGQTCIAPDYVLAHEEIREPLLDKMKTVLTDFFGADPRLSPDYGRIVNERQFERLAGILEADRAKVYAGGHTVKEELYIEPTLLDQASWSDAAMQDELFGPILPVIGYTQLDEAIKQVNDRAKPLALYLFTEDSHVRQEVLSRVSFGGGCVNDTISHVANPHLPFGGVGHAGIGAYHGKYSFDLFSHTKSVLSKSTKIDISFLFPPYGDRVKWVRKILR from the coding sequence ATGAAACAGTGGAAGCAAGAGGAGGTCACAGAGCTTCTGCAGGAGCATCGCAAGAAATTCCGCAGCGGCTACACTCTTAGTGCGAAATTTCGTCAGGAACAGCTTCAGAAGTTGTCGGACGCGATCCGGCGGTACGAGCCGGATCTGTTATCCGCTCTCTATCAGGATCTCCACAAAAGCGAATTCGAGGCCTACTCGACGGAGATCGGCTTCACGCTGGACAGCATTCGAAACACAAAAAAACAGCTTAACCGGTGGATGACGCCGAAGAAGGTCAAAACACCTTACTTTCACGGTCTGTCCAAGAGCCACATACACAAGGAGCCTTATGGTACCGTTCTGATTATCGGACCGTTCAACTATCCGTTCCAGCTGTTAATTGAACCGCTGATTGGAGCGATCTCAGCCGGGAACACAGCCGTTCTGAAGCCTTCGGAGAATACCCCGGCTGTTGCAGCAGTAATCAAGAAGCTGATCGAGGAAACCTTCGACAAGGACTATATTAGTGTAGTCGAGGGCGAGAAGGAAACCACCTCACTGTTAATTCACGCTCCCTTCGACTACATTTTCTTCACCGGGAGCGTGCCGGTGGGCAAGATCGTCATGGAGGCGGCCGCCCGCAACCTGGTTCCCTTGACCCTGGAATTAGGCGGCAAGAGTCCGGCTATTGTGGACCGGACGGCTAATCTGGAGGTTGCCGCCAAGCGGATTCTCTGGGGGAAGATGATGAATGCCGGACAGACCTGTATCGCCCCTGACTATGTTCTGGCTCATGAAGAGATTAGGGAACCGCTTCTTGATAAGATGAAGACCGTCCTGACCGACTTCTTCGGAGCAGATCCCCGGCTGAGCCCAGACTATGGCCGGATCGTGAACGAGCGCCAATTCGAGCGGCTTGCTGGCATTCTCGAAGCGGACCGGGCAAAGGTATACGCCGGCGGCCACACCGTCAAGGAGGAGCTCTATATCGAGCCTACGCTGCTGGATCAAGCCTCCTGGTCTGACGCTGCCATGCAGGATGAGCTCTTTGGCCCGATTCTGCCCGTTATCGGTTATACGCAATTGGATGAGGCCATTAAACAGGTGAATGACCGGGCCAAGCCGCTCGCGCTATATCTATTCACCGAAGACTCCCATGTACGGCAGGAAGTGCTCAGCCGCGTATCCTTTGGCGGAGGTTGTGTCAATGACACTATCAGCCATGTGGCCAATCCACATCTGCCCTTCGGTGGAGTGGGCCATGCCGGAATCGGCGCCTATCACGGGAAATACAGCTTCGACCTGTTCTCCCACACGAAGAGCGTGCTCAGCAAGAGCACGAAAATAGACATTTCATTCTTGTTCCCGCCTTATGGCGACAGGGTGAAGTGGGTTCGAAAGATCTTGAGATGA
- a CDS encoding ArsR/SmtB family transcription factor, with protein MSKQAIAIFRESLPILQVLSDPHRQDILLYLSESGRRTVNEITEQLTLSRPAVSHHLKLLKTAGVVTVEQAGTQRYYELSMQESVDLLRRLLTALEQDCL; from the coding sequence TTGAGCAAACAGGCAATTGCGATTTTCCGGGAAAGCCTGCCGATTCTTCAAGTCCTAAGCGACCCGCACCGGCAGGATATTCTGCTCTATCTCTCCGAGAGTGGCCGGAGGACAGTTAATGAAATTACAGAGCAGCTGACCCTATCGCGTCCGGCGGTCTCCCATCATCTCAAGCTGCTGAAAACTGCAGGGGTTGTCACGGTCGAGCAAGCAGGCACTCAACGCTATTATGAGCTGTCCATGCAGGAGTCGGTGGATCTGTTAAGAAGATTATTAACCGCCCTGGAGCAGGATTGTCTCTAA
- the asd gene encoding archaetidylserine decarboxylase (Phosphatidylserine decarboxylase is synthesized as a single chain precursor. Generation of the pyruvoyl active site from a Ser is coupled to cleavage of a Gly-Ser bond between the larger (beta) and smaller (alpha chains). It is an integral membrane protein.): MVKQLLRLMTELSSHRWLSRLMGALSHSRLSRLMIPVFIRSYQIPAAEAEKAAGEYRTLNEFFSRRLKPGMRPVASGEHAVASPVDAMITAMGEINCGTIMNVKGQDYTLEDLLNHSPHLELYKKGYYFVLYLSPTDYHRIHSPLTGQLRESDYIRGRAYPVNDFGMRHMKSVLSRNERLITYIAGSYGETAVVKVGAMNVSSIRYTDEAAKEWQRGDDLAYFEFGSTVVLLMESGTFTPRPGLTPDTKVKMGELLGEMRRPV, encoded by the coding sequence ATGGTTAAACAATTGCTGCGGCTGATGACCGAGCTATCCTCGCACAGATGGCTTTCCAGGTTGATGGGGGCTTTATCCCACAGCAGACTCAGCCGCCTTATGATTCCGGTATTTATTCGTTCCTATCAGATTCCTGCCGCCGAGGCGGAGAAGGCTGCCGGAGAATACCGTACACTGAATGAATTCTTCAGCCGCCGCCTGAAGCCGGGAATGCGCCCGGTGGCCAGCGGTGAGCATGCCGTAGCCAGTCCTGTAGACGCTATGATTACGGCAATGGGCGAAATCAACTGCGGCACGATAATGAATGTGAAGGGGCAGGATTATACACTGGAGGATTTGCTTAATCACTCGCCACACCTCGAACTGTACAAGAAAGGCTATTATTTTGTCCTCTACTTAAGCCCTACCGATTATCACCGGATTCACTCCCCGTTAACCGGACAGCTGAGGGAGAGCGATTATATCCGCGGACGGGCTTACCCCGTGAATGATTTCGGCATGCGCCATATGAAGAGTGTCCTGAGCCGTAACGAACGGCTGATTACTTATATAGCCGGCAGCTATGGCGAGACCGCCGTGGTCAAGGTAGGCGCAATGAATGTGAGCAGTATCCGCTACACCGATGAGGCGGCCAAAGAATGGCAGCGCGGTGACGACCTGGCTTATTTCGAATTCGGTTCCACGGTTGTTCTGTTGATGGAGAGCGGCACCTTCACCCCGCGCCCGGGGCTTACCCCGGACACGAAGGTGAAGATGGGCGAGCTGCTGGGAGAGATGCGGCGGCCGGTGTAA
- a CDS encoding YheC/YheD family endospore coat-associated protein → MGQKLVGILLNAAMHGGVPRLKTGQESLANYEEAAAAYGLTPCFVKLSDIDVASGFSSVYMKKGPQGYRRQTVPTPEVIHNRAIYAPGSTGVERLLRQGIQVYNSCNRYGKDQIHGLLERSSELQAYLPVTASGLSGLREMMSRYPDLILKPCRGSVGNGVMRLTRSGEGRWLWSYSLSGSRRKISRAVNPDALPRVLRARLSSVPYLVQERIPLAEMNGRPFDLRVTVQRGWGGAWQVTGLFAKLAAPGGFVSNIARGGEALKSSFALEQAFPGEEAARIRMSVLSLSLAIARELEKSLPGLADIGLDIGVTKHGHLYFIECNGRDQRYGFQKAGLRGVWKDSYRQPMGYARYLYEEALRMNSY, encoded by the coding sequence ATGGGGCAAAAGCTCGTTGGGATACTGCTAAATGCCGCTATGCACGGGGGCGTTCCCCGGTTAAAAACCGGACAGGAATCTCTGGCCAACTACGAAGAGGCCGCCGCCGCATACGGATTAACCCCTTGCTTTGTGAAGCTGTCCGACATCGACGTGGCGTCCGGCTTCAGCAGTGTCTATATGAAGAAAGGTCCGCAAGGCTACCGCAGACAGACCGTCCCTACGCCGGAGGTTATCCACAACCGGGCAATCTATGCTCCCGGCAGCACCGGTGTTGAGCGCCTGCTGCGGCAAGGGATTCAGGTCTACAACAGCTGCAACCGCTACGGCAAGGATCAGATTCACGGCCTGCTGGAGCGCAGCTCCGAACTGCAAGCTTATCTGCCGGTCACTGCAAGCGGACTCTCCGGCCTGAGGGAGATGATGAGCCGCTACCCGGATCTGATCCTCAAGCCTTGCCGGGGCAGCGTAGGTAACGGCGTTATGCGGCTCACCCGCAGCGGCGAAGGCCGCTGGCTCTGGAGCTACTCTCTCTCAGGCTCAAGACGCAAGATTAGCAGAGCCGTTAACCCGGACGCCCTTCCCCGGGTCCTCCGCGCCCGGCTCTCTTCTGTGCCTTATCTGGTCCAGGAACGGATTCCGCTGGCCGAGATGAACGGACGCCCCTTCGACCTGCGTGTCACAGTACAGCGGGGCTGGGGCGGAGCGTGGCAGGTCACCGGCCTGTTCGCCAAGCTGGCTGCGCCCGGCGGCTTTGTATCGAACATTGCCAGAGGGGGCGAAGCCCTGAAGTCCTCTTTTGCCCTGGAGCAGGCATTCCCCGGAGAAGAGGCAGCCAGAATCCGTATGTCCGTCCTCTCCCTCAGTCTCGCCATCGCCCGTGAGCTGGAGAAGAGTCTGCCGGGGCTGGCCGATATCGGTCTGGACATCGGTGTCACGAAGCACGGACATCTGTATTTCATTGAATGCAACGGGCGCGACCAGCGTTACGGCTTCCAGAAGGCCGGACTGCGCGGGGTATGGAAAGACAGCTACCGCCAGCCTATGGGCTATGCCAGATATCTGTACGAAGAAGCATTAAGAATGAACTCTTATTGA
- a CDS encoding WIAG-tail domain yields the protein MKGPKRKQQRSAKRPLYYVDNPDTTELSMIDSSPKTQKPQQSEAVESAEAEDITLQVSGVEMLEVTTPLRQTVPALEGKEGTVTEELRVQEDRAALLESEVTAPLEKERLQPVYTDDLSDGAVTGAKIAPRTIDGSRLKHGIIGTPWLQDYAVQSINLADRAVTSSKIAPESVTGEHLAESSVSGGKLLDHSIGGEKLKDGSVGPEKLADRMISGEHIADGAISSRHLSEFIITAELLDDGAVTGEKILSSSIDSRHLSNGSIDRSKLADEAVSADKIADGEISGVKLGDAVIESRHVGEGVITARHLAPGAIGREQLAARLIGKEQLQPGIIESGHLADGAAGSRQIAAKAVRSQHINPESIHADHIAEGEVGSRHLADRSISFVKLADGAVGTTQLIEQAVTSSKIADQSILAHKLADEAVMTRHIAKSAVRSAQIAAQAVTSAHLQREAVDNSHLAAESVGSDQLQEHSVLTGHLAKGAVTEEQLGYESVTGEHISPQSITAAKLADGSIITAKLAMGAVGGTILAKEAVSGEHIAVCAVEEKHLADGSISGRALQEEAVDAGHLASGAIERRHLADSSVTSSALQSGSVTADKLSSGAVKEAHLAAAIVQPHHLADYAVTSLKLSPESVSTDKLGDLAVTSIKLADGSVSAEKLAASAVQSEHLSEGAVGPDSLKDTSVQGRHLAAGSVGGAHIRPMSVGNGHLIPSSVSSIQIQDGSISGTKLAEGAVASRHLTPGSVGGSQLAEASVEGRHLADGSVSLAHLAEEVRSAELLPNGSIGAEKLAAGAVESVHLAEASVQAVHLAQAAVEARHIGAGEITLAHLAKEARSADLLPDGSIAGSKLGAGAVGAFHLAAGSVYSGHLAADAVSSRHIRAGSIQLSHLASDTRGADLLPDGSIDASKLAEGAVGPQHLQPQSVDAEHLAGEIIQERHLGSGIIRLTHLAEETRSAELLPDGSIGGSKLAEGAVGSQHLQPQSVYGEHLAGGIIQERHLGSGIIRLTHLAEETRSAELLPDGSIGGSKLAEGAVGPQHLQPQSVSGEHLAGGVIQERHVGSGIIRLAHLAEETKSAELLPDGSIRGSKLAAGSVGSIHLASGSIYGGHLAPEAVDSCHIRPGSISLEHLAQDARTSELLQDGSITGGKIAPHSIGTRHLTEGAVGSSELQDEAVDGSKISSFAIQSRHLEEDSVQSYHIVQNAVSGDHLAPDSVDSSHLRAGSIQREHLAEGTLTSELLGEGSIDGSKLAPGAVGPNHLAPGSIYGGHLSPGIVDGRHIRPGSIGLEHLAGDALTPELLPDHSVNGAKLAIHSVGTGHLAEGAVGSTELQDEAVKASKIAPFAVQSRHLEEGSIQSHHIAQGAVNGDHLSPGSVNAEHLSFHPVQSVGNRDVLQQFGMTAFMFNGEAESVEVTVSFDESFGHTGYVLVAMANQPYFHASLKNRTGGEATIEVVRLRETQHFYGVLSWIALGTPLVKPAVEHRAFD from the coding sequence GTGAAGGGTCCCAAACGAAAACAGCAGCGCAGTGCCAAAAGACCGCTCTATTACGTGGATAATCCCGATACGACTGAACTTAGCATGATAGACAGCAGTCCCAAAACACAGAAACCCCAACAATCGGAAGCGGTGGAATCGGCAGAGGCAGAAGATATTACCCTGCAGGTGAGCGGGGTGGAGATGCTGGAAGTGACCACGCCGCTCCGGCAGACTGTACCTGCACTGGAGGGGAAAGAGGGAACGGTGACGGAAGAGTTACGCGTGCAGGAGGACCGTGCTGCCCTGCTTGAATCTGAGGTAACGGCTCCTCTGGAAAAAGAACGCCTGCAGCCCGTATACACCGATGATCTGTCTGATGGCGCCGTCACCGGTGCCAAGATTGCTCCACGGACCATTGACGGGTCCAGACTGAAGCATGGCATTATCGGCACACCCTGGCTGCAGGATTATGCGGTGCAGAGCATCAACCTTGCGGACCGGGCGGTTACCTCCTCGAAGATAGCGCCCGAGTCCGTTACCGGTGAGCATCTGGCGGAGAGCAGTGTCAGCGGGGGCAAACTGCTGGATCACTCCATTGGCGGCGAGAAGCTGAAGGATGGCAGCGTTGGTCCCGAGAAGCTGGCAGACCGGATGATCAGCGGAGAACATATTGCCGATGGAGCAATCAGCAGCAGGCATCTTAGTGAGTTCATTATCACAGCGGAGCTGCTGGATGACGGGGCGGTGACCGGTGAGAAGATTCTCAGCAGCAGCATTGACAGCCGCCATCTCAGCAACGGCAGTATTGACCGCTCTAAGCTGGCTGACGAAGCGGTGTCCGCCGACAAAATCGCCGATGGCGAGATCAGCGGTGTCAAGCTGGGTGATGCGGTGATCGAGAGCCGGCATGTAGGGGAAGGCGTTATTACCGCGAGGCATCTGGCACCGGGGGCTATTGGACGGGAACAGCTGGCGGCACGCCTGATCGGCAAGGAGCAGCTTCAGCCCGGTATTATTGAGAGCGGGCATCTTGCAGATGGGGCTGCCGGGTCCCGGCAGATCGCGGCGAAGGCTGTCCGCAGCCAGCACATTAACCCGGAGAGCATCCATGCGGACCATATCGCCGAAGGTGAGGTTGGCAGCCGTCATCTGGCAGACCGCAGCATTTCTTTTGTGAAACTGGCGGACGGTGCGGTAGGAACTACACAGCTGATTGAGCAGGCGGTTACCTCTTCCAAAATCGCAGATCAGAGCATTCTCGCCCATAAGCTGGCTGACGAAGCCGTGATGACGCGCCATATTGCGAAATCTGCAGTGCGCAGTGCGCAGATTGCCGCACAGGCTGTCACTTCGGCGCATTTGCAGCGCGAGGCCGTGGATAATTCTCATCTGGCTGCAGAATCTGTAGGCTCAGACCAGCTGCAGGAGCATTCCGTCCTGACCGGCCATCTGGCCAAAGGGGCAGTTACAGAAGAACAACTGGGGTATGAATCTGTTACAGGAGAACATATTAGCCCCCAGAGTATTACCGCAGCCAAGCTGGCGGACGGCAGCATCATTACCGCCAAGCTGGCCATGGGCGCGGTCGGAGGTACGATTCTTGCCAAAGAAGCGGTCAGCGGAGAGCATATTGCGGTCTGCGCCGTGGAGGAGAAGCATTTGGCGGACGGCAGCATCAGTGGGCGTGCGCTGCAGGAGGAGGCAGTAGATGCCGGTCATCTGGCATCCGGTGCTATAGAACGCCGGCATCTGGCAGACAGCAGTGTGACTTCATCCGCGCTGCAATCCGGTTCAGTAACGGCAGATAAGCTGTCCTCCGGTGCCGTCAAGGAGGCCCATCTTGCTGCGGCGATTGTGCAGCCGCATCATTTGGCTGACTATGCCGTCACTTCCCTGAAGCTATCGCCGGAGAGTGTCTCAACGGATAAGCTCGGTGATCTGGCCGTCACTTCCATTAAACTGGCGGACGGCAGTGTGAGTGCAGAGAAGCTGGCAGCCTCAGCAGTGCAGAGCGAGCATCTGTCGGAAGGCGCAGTCGGCCCGGATTCGCTGAAGGATACCTCTGTGCAAGGCAGACATCTGGCAGCGGGCAGCGTGGGTGGTGCACATATCCGGCCGATGTCGGTTGGCAACGGGCATCTTATTCCAAGCTCTGTCTCCTCCATCCAGATTCAGGATGGCAGCATCAGCGGCACGAAGCTGGCCGAGGGAGCGGTGGCTTCCCGCCATCTCACTCCCGGCAGTGTTGGCGGAAGCCAGCTGGCTGAGGCCTCAGTAGAAGGGCGGCATCTCGCGGATGGCAGTGTTAGTCTGGCGCATCTGGCGGAGGAGGTCCGCAGTGCGGAGCTACTGCCTAACGGCAGCATTGGCGCAGAGAAGCTGGCAGCGGGTGCTGTAGAATCAGTTCATTTAGCTGAAGCGAGTGTGCAGGCTGTTCATTTGGCGCAGGCAGCGGTGGAAGCCCGGCATATCGGTGCCGGAGAGATTACGCTGGCGCATCTGGCCAAGGAGGCGCGCAGCGCGGATCTTCTCCCGGATGGCAGCATCGCAGGCAGCAAGCTGGGAGCAGGGGCAGTAGGTGCCTTCCATTTGGCTGCGGGAAGTGTGTATAGCGGTCATCTGGCTGCGGATGCGGTAAGCAGCCGGCATATCCGCGCCGGCAGCATTCAGCTCAGTCATCTGGCTTCGGATACGCGGGGAGCGGACCTGCTGCCGGATGGAAGCATCGACGCAAGTAAGCTGGCTGAAGGTGCAGTGGGACCGCAGCATCTCCAGCCGCAGAGCGTGGACGCAGAGCATCTTGCAGGCGAAATCATTCAGGAGCGTCATTTGGGCTCAGGAATTATCCGGCTTACGCATCTGGCGGAGGAAACGAGAAGTGCGGAGCTGTTGCCGGACGGCAGCATAGGTGGAAGCAAACTGGCCGAAGGCGCAGTGGGATCGCAGCATCTCCAGCCGCAGAGTGTGTATGGAGAGCATCTGGCAGGCGGAATCATTCAGGAGCGTCATTTGGGCTCAGGAATTATCCGGCTTACGCATCTGGCGGAGGAAACGAGAAGTGCGGAGCTGTTGCCGGACGGCAGCATAGGTGGAAGCAAGCTGGCCGAAGGCGCAGTGGGACCGCAGCATCTCCAGCCGCAGAGTGTGTCTGGAGAGCATCTGGCAGGCGGAGTGATTCAGGAGCGTCATGTGGGTTCAGGGATTATCCGGCTTGCGCATCTGGCCGAGGAGACGAAAAGTGCAGAGCTGCTGCCGGATGGCAGTATTAGAGGAAGCAAGCTGGCTGCGGGTTCTGTGGGCTCTATCCATCTGGCTTCCGGCAGTATCTATGGCGGTCACCTGGCGCCTGAAGCTGTGGACAGCTGTCATATCCGGCCCGGCAGCATCAGCCTGGAGCATCTGGCTCAGGATGCCCGGACCTCCGAGCTTTTGCAGGACGGCAGTATTACAGGGGGGAAGATTGCACCTCACAGCATTGGAACCAGGCATCTGACGGAAGGCGCAGTAGGGAGCTCAGAGCTGCAGGATGAGGCAGTGGATGGGTCCAAAATCTCTTCCTTTGCCATCCAGTCCCGGCATCTGGAAGAAGACAGCGTGCAGAGCTACCACATTGTTCAAAATGCGGTGAGCGGGGATCATCTGGCGCCTGATTCAGTGGATAGCAGCCATCTCCGCGCGGGCAGCATCCAGCGTGAGCATCTGGCAGAGGGCACACTAACCTCTGAGCTGCTTGGAGAAGGCAGCATAGACGGCAGCAAGCTGGCGCCAGGAGCGGTGGGGCCTAATCATCTGGCTCCGGGCAGCATCTACGGAGGCCATCTGTCTCCCGGAATCGTTGACGGGCGCCATATCCGGCCCGGCAGCATCGGCCTGGAGCATCTGGCCGGGGATGCGCTGACCCCTGAGCTGCTCCCGGACCACAGTGTGAACGGAGCGAAGCTTGCGATTCACAGCGTCGGCACCGGACATCTGGCTGAAGGTGCGGTAGGCAGCACTGAACTGCAGGATGAGGCGGTTAAGGCTTCCAAAATCGCTCCCTTTGCCGTCCAGTCCCGGCATTTGGAAGAAGGCAGCATCCAGAGCCACCATATTGCTCAGGGTGCAGTGAACGGAGATCATCTGTCTCCGGGATCAGTCAATGCGGAGCATCTGTCCTTCCATCCCGTACAGAGTGTCGGGAACCGCGATGTTTTGCAGCAGTTCGGGATGACGGCGTTTATGTTCAATGGTGAGGCGGAGAGTGTGGAGGTGACGGTTTCTTTTGACGAGAGCTTCGGCCATACCGGCTATGTGCTGGTTGCCATGGCTAACCAGCCGTACTTCCATGCGTCGCTGAAGAACAGAACGGGCGGTGAAGCAACGATTGAGGTAGTGCGGCTGCGTGAGACCCAGCATTTCTATGGCGTACTGTCATGGATTGCGCTAGGCACTCCGCTGGTCAAACCTGCTGTGGAGCATCGCGCTTTTGACTGA
- a CDS encoding glycosyltransferase family 2 protein: protein MKRKGTSARRTGRRATRTARRPVARPVRPVIPPPAVNHPQPEVSVIIPAMNEAATIAAVIAGARGVHPRCEVIVIVNGSADQTAEIARSCGANVMVYEQPLGHDVGRSVGAAAAKGTVLLFTDGDLVISASQLRPFVTAVSGGADLALNDYSGPVRSRVPHPVVLSKHALNLLLGRSELKGCSLTAVPHAISRRALEVLGSGLLSRPPLAHAQAVLEGLVVTAVHNVPVGRMNAVRRKHSGSDPLQEAILRDHLDAVALVLERKGGRAGFGDGTRRRELVR from the coding sequence ATGAAAAGAAAAGGAACATCTGCCCGCCGCACGGGGCGGCGGGCAACCCGGACAGCACGGCGGCCGGTGGCACGGCCGGTACGGCCTGTTATACCGCCGCCTGCGGTGAATCATCCGCAGCCTGAGGTGTCGGTTATTATTCCGGCCATGAATGAGGCGGCGACGATTGCCGCGGTAATCGCCGGAGCCAGAGGCGTTCATCCCCGCTGTGAGGTTATTGTGATTGTTAACGGTTCTGCGGATCAGACCGCAGAGATTGCGCGCTCCTGCGGAGCGAACGTAATGGTCTATGAACAGCCGCTCGGGCATGATGTCGGGCGAAGCGTAGGCGCTGCGGCGGCCAAGGGAACGGTTCTGCTGTTCACGGATGGGGATCTGGTCATCTCCGCCTCGCAGCTGCGTCCCTTCGTGACCGCGGTCAGCGGCGGAGCGGATCTGGCACTGAATGATTACTCCGGCCCGGTCCGCAGCAGAGTTCCGCATCCGGTGGTGTTATCCAAGCATGCGCTGAATCTTCTGCTCGGAAGGTCTGAACTGAAGGGCTGCTCCTTGACTGCCGTTCCACATGCGATTAGCCGCAGGGCGCTGGAGGTGCTGGGCAGCGGCCTGCTGTCGAGACCGCCGCTCGCCCATGCGCAGGCGGTGCTGGAGGGCCTGGTTGTGACAGCGGTGCATAACGTGCCTGTAGGCAGGATGAACGCGGTCCGCCGGAAGCACAGCGGCAGCGATCCTTTGCAGGAGGCTATCCTCAGAGACCACCTGGATGCCGTTGCCCTGGTGCTGGAGCGCAAGGGCGGCCGGGCAGGCTTCGGGGACGGCACCCGGCGAAGGGAGTTGGTGAGATGA